The window aagaagcgcgcttCCAAGCGTGTCAAGATCGCTCAAAGGGAAAAGATCAAGAAAAAGGTCAAGGAGCATCGCCGAAAGACGCGCAGAGACGAGCGAAGAAGTACACAATGGAAGAGCAAAGCACGCAAAGATCCAGGTATCCCCAACTCGTTTCCATACaaggagcagctgctcaacgagattgagcagaagcgcagaATCcaagaggaggagaagcTCGCAAAAAAGGCTCAAAAGCTCGCGCAACACGATGGAACTGAGCTAGAAGGAGCCGAAACATCGGATGCCGAAGCTGCggaggacgatgaggaggacgagatggacgaggacgatgtGCTCCAAGACATGCCTCTGACTGCACCGCTCTACCGCGGCACGCTTtcggagctgctcgcctcgGACGAGATCAAAACCATCGTCCTCGCGCTTGACGCACGTGACCCGCAAAGTTTCCGCTGCCCATGGCTCGAGGCTGAGATCAGTAACacgaagagcaagaagctcgcaTTCGCGCTTGGCCGCGCCGACATGGTCCCACTCGAGACAGTTGCCGCTTGGACAGCGTACCTTTCCACAACCGCCGGAGTCGCCACTTTCCCCATCTCTTCGCCTCCGGATCAGCTTGCCGAAAACACTGGCGCAGAGGCGCTTGTGCAGCAACTTGATCTCAAAGGAGTCGGAAAGGGCGATATAGCAGTAGTCGGTCTGGCACACTCGGGCAGAAGCACGGTTGCTGACGCTATCCTCAATGCTATTGGCCTCCctgaagacgaggacgtcgaagacgaggacaaCGAGACAACCGATTGGCCAGCAGTCCTGGACACCTCTGCCTTAATCCCAGTCAAGAGCTCcgaggctgccgaggcttccgatgaggaagaagaggacggcgaagatgaggacgaggatggagATGCAGAGGACGGGGAAGATGAGCACAAGTTCATGGCGCGCATGGAGCTCAAGTCGATGCAAACCTTGATGCGCAACCAGGGACACGTTCAGAGAATCAAGGAGCCATTGCCGCTCACCTGGGCATTGCTCTCGCGTGTCTCACATCCTGAAGACCTCATGCTCATCTACAATGTGCCTGCTTTCGGCTCGTTCCAACCCGACAGAGCTTCGCTCGCTGACGAAGAGCTGGATGCCGATGAAAAGGAAAAGATCAAGGCCAACTCCAGACGTCAAAAGGTGCACGCTGACACACAAGAGTTCCtcatcgctctcgctcgtgCTACAGGCCGcatgaagaagcgcaacatTCCCGACGAGGTGGGTGCGTCGCGTGTCCTACTTCGAGACTGGTCGCATCAGATGCTGGGCTACTACACTCAAGCTCCCAAGCTCGCCACCGAGGCAGCAAAACTTTCCGACCAAGTCAAACAGCGAGTCTCGACAAGCCTCCCTCTCGTGTTGGCCAGAAAGGAATGGCGCAAGAAGTTCCAAACTCGTGAGCTGCGACTCAGGCCGATCTCCATGGTGCTCGGTCGTGAGGCGTTGGTTCTGGACcaggtcgagatgctcCCTCCTCCACCCGAACAaggcagcgacgaggatgaagacgagatTGACGAGGCGttgctcgaagaggaccagagcagctttgaagacgatgagcaagacgagccaGAGGAGCTAGTCACTTCCAAGAAAGGACCTCAGCTCAAATCGATTCTCAAGAAGAGCGCTTCCACGAAACGAGACTTTGTCGACGA of the Mycosarcoma maydis chromosome 2, whole genome shotgun sequence genome contains:
- a CDS encoding uncharacterized protein (related to nuclear GTPase) — encoded protein: MVKVKKRASKRVKIAQREKIKKKVKEHRRKTRRDERRSTQWKSKARKDPGIPNSFPYKEQLLNEIEQKRRIQEEEKLAKKAQKLAQHDGTELEGAETSDAEAAEDDEEDEMDEDDVLQDMPLTAPLYRGTLSELLASDEIKTIVLALDARDPQSFRCPWLEAEISNTKSKKLAFALGRADMVPLETVAAWTAYLSTTAGVATFPISSPPDQLAENTGAEALVQQLDLKGVGKGDIAVVGLAHSGRSTVADAILNAIGLPEDEDVEDEDNETTDWPAVLDTSALIPVKSSEAAEASDEEEEDGEDEDEDGDAEDGEDEHKFMARMELKSMQTLMRNQGHVQRIKEPLPLTWALLSRVSHPEDLMLIYNVPAFGSFQPDRASLADEELDADEKEKIKANSRRQKVHADTQEFLIALARATGRMKKRNIPDEVGASRVLLRDWSHQMLGYYTQAPKLATEAAKLSDQVKQRVSTSLPLVLARKEWRKKFQTRELRLRPISMVLGREALVLDQVEMLPPPPEQGSDEDEDEIDEALLEEDQSSFEDDEQDEPEELVTSKKGPQLKSILKKSASTKRDFVDDDRLPEDDQEQDDDVEEQSLSHKERRLQKKARVVVPSKSKPAASKRSNAKASKLTGAAAKAALAATGPAPGEKYDFGAFF